Below is a window of Myxococcota bacterium DNA.
CGCGCAAGAACGCGGCCGACTGCTCCCAGCGCTCGGAGAAGACGATTTCTCCCAAGGGCTTGCGGCTGCGCGGGGCCTCTTCGCGCTCGCGCAGGCCGTCGGGCAGGGCGCTCGCTTCACCCGCGAACCCGATCGCGAGGGCGGTGAGCGGTTCGACGTCGTCGGGTAGGGCGTAGAGGTCGTGGATCCTCTGGGGGTCGATGCCGATCATCTGGTGCACCGCGAGACCGCGCGAGGTCGCCTCGAAGGTGAGCGTGGCGGCCGCCAGGCCGAGGTCGTGCTGATAGGCCTTGTTGGGTTTGCCGTTGCGCGAGAACGATCGGATCGTGAGCCCCACCGCCAACACCGGCGCGTGCTGGGCCCAGACCTGGTTCGCTTCGACCAGTCCCGAGAGCAGCTTTGCGAAGGCTTCGGGCTCTTCGCGGCGCGCGACCAGGAAGCGCCAGGGCTGTTCGTTGTAGGAGGACGCCGACCAGCGTGCTGCCTCGAAGAGCGAGCGGAGCGTCTCGGCGTCGACGCTCTCGTCCTTCCAGGCGTAGGGGCTGAAACGCTCGGACACGAGGGCGTGGACAGGGTGGTCGGTGTGGGCGGTCTTCGTGGTCATGGGGTCTCCGACGCGACGCGGCGCGTCTCTGAAGGGTGGCTGGGCCCACCGCGAACGCAAGCCGCGGGAGCCGCCGGGGCTCGCATATACTCGCGCCCGTCGACGCCAACGAGGAGCACACCGTGAAGTTCGTGACGGGTTTCGCCTGGGTGGGCATGGATCAGTACGTCCCGCTCGCCCGCACCGCCGAGGAGGCCGGCTGGGACGGCATCGTGCTCTCGGATCATCTCGTCCACCTCGAGACGATCGAGACGCCCTATCCCTATAACGAGACTGGCGAGCGCCCCTGGCAGGCCGCCGACCCGTACCCCGATGTCTGGGTCTCGACGGCGGCGATGGCGGCGGTGACCGAGCGGATCCACTTCTTCCAGGGCGTCTACGTGGTGCCCCTGCGCGACGTGTTCTCGCTCGCGAAGTCGATCGGCACCGCGGCGGCCCTCTCGAACGGCCGGGTCTCGCTCGGGTTGGGCCTCGGCTGGATGAAGGAGGAGTTCGCACTCGCCGGTCAGCCCTTCGCCCGTCGCGCAAAGCGCGCTGAAGAGATGATCGACGTCATGCGCAAGCTCTGGACCGGCGAGATGGTCGAGCATCACGGCGAGTTCTACGACTTTCCGCCGCTCTTGATGAGCCCGCCCGCCGGGCACCCCGTGCCGATCTACGTCGGCGGGAAATCCGAAGCCGCCCTGCGGCGTGTGGCGCGCATCGGCGACGGATGGATCCCCGATTTTCTGACGATCTCCGAGTTTCGCGAGGGCATCGACAAGATTCGCAAGTACCAGGAAGAGGCGGGCCGGGCCGGGGCGCCGCTCGACGTGATCGGTGCCTGCAGCGATGCCTTCGATCTCGACGGCTACCGCCGCCTCGCGGACGTGGGTGTGACCCACCTGTGGTCGATGCCTTGGATGCTCTACGGCGGCGACACGACCAGCCTGGGCGCGCGGCAGGACGCTCTGAAGCGCTTCGGCGACGAGATCATCGCGCGCTGGTAGTGGCGCGGGCGCGTCGGCGTCCCGCGAGTCCCAGCCCAGCGAGGCCCAGCACGGCCATCGTGAAGGTGGCCGGCTCGGGGACGGCCGCGACGCGCTGGCCATCGACGACGAGCATGCGCGGCCCTCCGTTCACGAGGCGCACCTCGGTGCTGTAGGTCGCGGTGTGTCCGTCGAGGGTGAGTGAGGCGTTGAGGGTGCCCGTGCCGGTGTAGCCCGGCGTGAGGGTGAGGCTGAGTCCGAAGGGCATCGACGGGTTGATCAGCGTCTCGCCCGGCAGCAGCAGCGGATCGAAGGCCGTGTTGTCGAGG
It encodes the following:
- a CDS encoding nitroreductase family protein, whose translation is MTTKTAHTDHPVHALVSERFSPYAWKDESVDAETLRSLFEAARWSASSYNEQPWRFLVARREEPEAFAKLLSGLVEANQVWAQHAPVLAVGLTIRSFSRNGKPNKAYQHDLGLAAATLTFEATSRGLAVHQMIGIDPQRIHDLYALPDDVEPLTALAIGFAGEASALPDGLREREEAPRSRKPLGEIVFSERWEQSAAFLRD
- a CDS encoding PEP-CTERM sorting domain-containing protein, which produces MRRYAAAFAACTLFAAPAAEAVPYDAIVPEIVEIDTTGVPFLILTGWGWIAPTGGTLTAADFAAAQFTANFSDPNVAISFLGFPAPLDLDVGDVGGNRLDSPILDNTAFDPLLLPGETLINPSMPFGLSLTLTPGYTGTGTLNASLTLDGHTATYSTEVRLVNGGPRMLVVDGQRVAAVPEPATFTMAVLGLAGLGLAGRRRARATTSAR
- a CDS encoding LLM class F420-dependent oxidoreductase, coding for MKFVTGFAWVGMDQYVPLARTAEEAGWDGIVLSDHLVHLETIETPYPYNETGERPWQAADPYPDVWVSTAAMAAVTERIHFFQGVYVVPLRDVFSLAKSIGTAAALSNGRVSLGLGLGWMKEEFALAGQPFARRAKRAEEMIDVMRKLWTGEMVEHHGEFYDFPPLLMSPPAGHPVPIYVGGKSEAALRRVARIGDGWIPDFLTISEFREGIDKIRKYQEEAGRAGAPLDVIGACSDAFDLDGYRRLADVGVTHLWSMPWMLYGGDTTSLGARQDALKRFGDEIIARW